A portion of the Polaribacter cellanae genome contains these proteins:
- a CDS encoding HesB/IscA family protein, which produces MIKVSDTAKKKVIELMTDDGFDATKDYVRVGVKSGGCSGLSYDLTFDNKKTDDDKVFEENNVKLIVDKKSFLYLVGTTLEYSGGLNGKGFVFNNPNANRTCGCGESFSL; this is translated from the coding sequence ATGATAAAAGTTTCAGACACAGCAAAAAAGAAAGTCATTGAATTAATGACTGACGACGGTTTTGACGCTACCAAAGACTACGTAAGAGTTGGTGTTAAAAGTGGTGGTTGTTCAGGTTTGTCTTACGATTTAACTTTTGATAATAAAAAAACTGACGACGATAAAGTATTTGAAGAAAACAATGTAAAGCTTATTGTAGACAAAAAAAGCTTTTTATATTTAGTAGGAACCACATTAGAATATTCTGGGGGTTTAAACGGAAAAGGTTTTGTTTTTAACAACCCAAATGCCAACAGAACGTGTGGTTGTGGAGAGTCATTTAGTTTATAA
- a CDS encoding four helix bundle protein has product MAEGFERQTTKEFIRFLYLAKASAGEVRSQLCLALDIKYIDKNEFEQLKLKINEVSKLISGLLKYLHSTL; this is encoded by the coding sequence ATTGCTGAAGGTTTTGAAAGACAAACAACAAAAGAATTTATAAGATTCTTATATTTAGCAAAAGCTTCTGCAGGCGAAGTTCGTTCTCAACTGTGTTTAGCTTTAGATATAAAATATATTGATAAAAATGAGTTTGAACAATTAAAGTTAAAAATTAACGAAGTTTCAAAACTAATAAGTGGTTTGTTAAAATATCTACATTCAACTTTATAA
- the sufB gene encoding Fe-S cluster assembly protein SufB, which produces MSKYTEEQLEEELKTQEYKYGFYTDIESDTFPIGLSEDVVRAISKKKNEPEWMTEWRLEAYRVWEQMEEPDWANVNYEKPKFQDIAYYSAPKKKPKLNSLDEVDPELLDTFKRLGISIEEQKKLANVAVDIVMDSVSVATTFKKTLGEKGIIFMPISEAIQEHPELVRKYLGTVVPTKDNFYAALNSAVFSDGSFCYIPKGVKCPMELSTYFRINEGGTGQFERTLVVADKDSYVSYLEGCTAPMRDENQLHAAVVELIAMDNAEIKYSTVQNWYPGNKEGKGGVYNFVTKRGLCENNAKISWTQVETGSAVTWKYPSCILKGNNSVGEFYSIAVTNNFQQADTGTKMIHLGKNTRSTIISKGISAGNSQNSYRGLVQINSRAENARNFSQCDSLLMGNACGAHTFPYIEAKNKSAQIEHEATTSKIGEDQLFYCNQRGIDTEKAIALIVNGFSKEVLNKLPMEFAVEAQKLLEISLEGSVG; this is translated from the coding sequence ATGAGCAAGTATACCGAAGAACAATTAGAAGAAGAATTAAAAACCCAAGAATATAAATACGGTTTTTATACAGATATAGAGAGTGACACGTTTCCAATTGGATTAAGTGAAGATGTTGTTCGTGCCATTTCCAAGAAGAAAAACGAGCCAGAATGGATGACTGAGTGGCGTTTGGAAGCTTACCGAGTTTGGGAACAAATGGAAGAGCCAGACTGGGCAAATGTAAATTATGAGAAACCAAAATTCCAAGATATCGCCTACTATTCTGCGCCAAAAAAGAAACCAAAATTAAATTCTTTAGATGAAGTAGATCCAGAATTACTAGATACTTTTAAACGTTTAGGAATTTCTATAGAAGAACAAAAAAAATTAGCCAATGTTGCTGTAGATATTGTAATGGATTCTGTTTCTGTTGCTACAACTTTTAAGAAAACATTAGGCGAAAAAGGAATTATTTTTATGCCAATTTCCGAAGCAATTCAAGAACACCCAGAATTGGTTCGTAAATATTTAGGAACTGTAGTTCCAACAAAAGACAATTTTTATGCAGCATTAAATTCAGCAGTTTTCTCTGATGGATCTTTCTGTTACATTCCAAAAGGAGTAAAATGTCCAATGGAATTATCTACATACTTTAGAATTAACGAAGGTGGTACAGGACAGTTCGAAAGAACGTTAGTAGTTGCAGACAAAGATAGTTACGTTTCGTATTTAGAAGGTTGTACAGCACCAATGAGAGACGAAAACCAATTACATGCAGCTGTTGTAGAGTTAATTGCCATGGACAATGCCGAAATAAAATACTCAACCGTACAAAACTGGTATCCTGGTAATAAAGAAGGAAAAGGTGGCGTTTATAACTTTGTTACCAAAAGAGGTTTGTGCGAAAACAATGCAAAAATTTCTTGGACACAAGTAGAAACAGGTTCTGCTGTAACCTGGAAATATCCTTCTTGTATTCTAAAAGGAAACAATTCTGTAGGTGAGTTTTACTCGATTGCTGTAACTAATAACTTTCAGCAAGCAGATACTGGAACCAAAATGATTCATTTAGGGAAAAACACACGTTCTACCATTATTTCTAAAGGTATTTCTGCTGGAAATTCTCAAAACTCCTATAGAGGTTTGGTTCAAATTAATTCGAGAGCAGAAAATGCGCGTAATTTCTCTCAATGCGATTCTCTTTTAATGGGTAATGCCTGTGGAGCACATACATTTCCATACATAGAAGCAAAAAACAAATCGGCACAAATAGAACACGAAGCAACTACCAGTAAAATTGGTGAAGACCAACTTTTTTATTGCAACCAACGTGGAATAGACACCGAAAAAGCAATCGCTTTAATCGTAAACGGCTTTAGTAAAGAGGTACTAAATAAATTACCAATGGAATTTGCTGTGGAAGCTCAAAAATTATTGGAAATTTCTTTAGAAGGTTCTGTAGGATAA